In a single window of the Pseudomonas entomophila genome:
- the moaE gene encoding molybdopterin synthase catalytic subunit MoaE: MSVRVQEAAFDPGVEVNAMHAANVGVGAVVGFVGYVRDFNDGLDVAGMFLEHYPGMTEKALAKIVVEAEQRWPLLKVEVLHRIGALEPGEPIVFVGVASAHRQAAFDACNFIMDYLKTRAPFWKKENTQDGPRWVEGKQSDQDAAERW, encoded by the coding sequence ATGAGTGTTCGGGTACAGGAGGCGGCGTTCGATCCAGGTGTAGAGGTCAACGCCATGCATGCCGCCAATGTCGGCGTGGGCGCGGTGGTCGGTTTTGTCGGCTATGTGCGCGATTTCAATGACGGGCTGGATGTGGCCGGGATGTTCCTCGAACACTACCCGGGCATGACCGAAAAGGCCCTGGCCAAGATCGTGGTCGAGGCCGAGCAGCGCTGGCCGTTGCTCAAGGTCGAGGTGCTGCACCGCATCGGTGCACTGGAACCGGGCGAGCCTATCGTCTTCGTCGGGGTGGCCAGCGCGCATCGGCAGGCGGCGTTCGATGCCTGCAACTTCATCATGGACTACCTGAAGACCCGGGCGCCGTTCTGGAAGAAGGAGAACACCCAGGATGGGCCGCGCTGGGTCGAGGGGAAGCAGAGCGACCAGGATGCGGCAGAGCGCTGGTAG
- a CDS encoding MoaD/ThiS family protein, producing the protein MKVKVMYFARYRELLGVDAERLEGDFRVLDDVRQALLAKGGKYGVLAEQNLMCARNEELCKLGEALEDGDEVAFFPPVTGG; encoded by the coding sequence ATGAAGGTCAAGGTCATGTATTTCGCCCGTTACCGGGAGCTGCTGGGTGTTGATGCCGAGCGTCTGGAGGGCGACTTCAGGGTGCTGGACGACGTGCGCCAGGCGTTGCTGGCCAAAGGTGGCAAGTATGGAGTGCTGGCCGAGCAGAACCTGATGTGCGCGCGCAACGAAGAACTGTGCAAGCTCGGCGAGGCGCTGGAGGACGGCGACGAAGTGGCGTTCTTCCCGCCGGTGACGGGGGGCTGA
- the moaC gene encoding cyclic pyranopterin monophosphate synthase MoaC: MLTHLDSQGRANMVDVTEKAVTAREAIAEARVRMLPDTLRMIVDGQHPKGDVFAVARIAGIQAAKKTSDLIPLCHPLMLTGVKVELAAEGEDVVHIVARCKLAGQTGVEMEALTAASVAALTIYDMCKAVDKGMVIEQVRLLEKTGGKSGHYKAEA; this comes from the coding sequence GTGCTGACCCATCTTGATTCCCAGGGGCGCGCCAACATGGTCGACGTCACTGAAAAAGCCGTGACCGCGCGCGAAGCGATTGCCGAGGCACGGGTGCGCATGTTGCCCGACACCCTGCGCATGATTGTCGATGGCCAACACCCCAAGGGCGACGTGTTCGCCGTGGCGCGCATCGCTGGCATCCAGGCGGCGAAAAAGACCAGCGACCTGATCCCGTTGTGCCACCCGCTGATGCTCACCGGTGTCAAGGTCGAGCTGGCAGCCGAAGGCGAAGATGTCGTGCACATCGTCGCGCGCTGCAAGCTGGCCGGGCAGACCGGCGTCGAAATGGAAGCCCTGACCGCCGCCAGTGTCGCCGCTTTGACGATCTATGACATGTGCAAGGCCGTGGACAAGGGCATGGTCATCGAGCAGGTGCGCCTGCTGGAGAAGACCGGCGGCAAGAGCGGCCACTACAAGGCGGAGGCATGA
- a CDS encoding PhoH family protein, whose product MDDQGRNPSSNQPILYVLDTNVLIHDPNALLNFEEHHVAIPMTVLEELDKLKTGKHTIAAECRQAIRLIDQTLGDASPSDVEQGVPIQRGKSGPKGFLSILMSTRNEPNRLLPENLADNIIINQLLDLRAKRKDLDVVLVTKDINMRLKARACGIAAEDYSTDQLVDDVSLLSKGYHSVTGSFWDRVSKVDTRQERGRTWHRVQLIDNLPAVHINEFIIDEQGFVGWIKGIRNDELLLLDLHQEPLLHQEAWGLKPRDIHQSLALFALLDPDIHLVNLTGAAGSGKTILALAAAIEQTMVSKRYRRIIATRSVQGLDQEIGFLPGTEAEKMEPWLGAITDNLEALHMDDESTHGSVEYILERVPLQFKSLNYIRGRSFQQSLILIDECQNLTPHQIKTIITRAGNGSKVVCLGNLAQIDTPYLSATSSGLTYLTERFKDFPHGVHITLQGVPRSVLAEYAESHL is encoded by the coding sequence ATGGATGACCAAGGACGCAACCCTTCCTCCAACCAGCCAATCCTGTATGTGCTCGATACCAACGTCCTGATTCACGACCCCAACGCCCTGCTCAACTTCGAGGAGCACCACGTCGCCATACCGATGACGGTGCTGGAGGAACTCGACAAGCTCAAGACCGGCAAGCACACCATCGCCGCCGAATGTCGCCAGGCCATCCGCCTGATCGACCAAACGCTAGGTGATGCGTCCCCCAGCGATGTCGAGCAGGGCGTGCCGATCCAGCGCGGCAAGAGCGGGCCCAAGGGCTTCCTGTCCATTCTCATGAGCACGCGCAACGAACCCAACCGCCTGCTCCCGGAAAACCTCGCCGACAACATCATCATCAACCAGCTCCTGGACCTGCGCGCCAAGCGCAAGGACCTGGACGTGGTGCTGGTCACCAAAGACATCAACATGCGCCTGAAGGCGCGCGCCTGTGGGATCGCCGCCGAGGACTACAGCACCGACCAGTTGGTCGACGACGTCTCCTTGCTGTCGAAGGGTTATCACTCGGTCACCGGCTCGTTCTGGGACCGCGTGAGCAAGGTCGACACCCGCCAGGAACGCGGTCGCACCTGGCACCGGGTGCAGTTGATCGACAACCTCCCGGCGGTGCACATCAACGAGTTCATCATCGATGAGCAAGGCTTCGTCGGTTGGATCAAGGGCATCCGCAACGACGAGCTGCTGTTGCTCGACTTGCACCAGGAGCCTTTGCTGCACCAGGAAGCCTGGGGGCTCAAGCCGCGGGACATCCACCAGAGCCTGGCGCTGTTCGCCCTGCTCGACCCGGATATCCACCTGGTCAACCTGACCGGCGCCGCCGGCTCCGGCAAGACCATCCTGGCGCTGGCCGCCGCCATCGAGCAAACCATGGTCAGCAAGCGCTACCGCCGTATCATCGCCACCCGCAGCGTGCAGGGGCTGGACCAGGAGATCGGCTTCCTGCCGGGCACCGAGGCGGAGAAGATGGAACCCTGGCTGGGCGCCATCACCGACAACCTCGAAGCCTTGCACATGGATGACGAGAGCACCCACGGCAGCGTCGAGTACATCCTCGAGCGGGTGCCGCTGCAGTTCAAGTCGCTGAACTACATTCGCGGCCGCAGCTTCCAGCAGAGCCTGATCCTGATCGACGAGTGCCAGAACCTCACGCCGCACCAGATCAAGACCATCATCACCCGTGCCGGTAACGGCTCGAAGGTGGTCTGCCTGGGCAACCTGGCGCAGATCGATACCCCCTACCTGTCGGCCACCAGCTCCGGGCTGACGTACCTGACCGAACGCTTCAAGGACTTCCCCCATGGCGTTCACATCACCCTCCAGGGCGTGCCACGCTCGGTGCTGGCCGAGTACGCCGAGTCCCACCTGTAA
- a CDS encoding polysaccharide deacetylase family protein, translating into MRIAFALFAGLLSLGAQAAPADFVSFDRGLWPEQLDSPVLFDVASRAEILSFARVLHENEMLDDNALASRLGLRQINLPTIRAVRARMWQRLWQGYQQAQHSCEQDASFCYPVESMADLRMQAATFAGDVGTFYTGWIEPSRQFHTRYLDEQLRKAAVYPQTSSEVEKLSSRERNGDELNDRMFLLTFAGGPGPEGGSTDAMADYLRRQKLDGIFFVLGNRLQQRRDAGPVAELYAGQCVGIQGWEYRSHAQWQGWQDSLRRSQARVQADLPEQYVPLFRPPYGQRRGDGEGFMASQQLRVSLWDIDAQDDGPLTAEASAQRVLTLMLLWRKGVIQFHDNQPKAQPALEWLLQHTAQSGIGWEGCREYGERE; encoded by the coding sequence GTGCGTATCGCTTTCGCCCTGTTCGCCGGCCTGTTGAGCCTGGGCGCCCAGGCCGCTCCCGCCGACTTCGTCAGCTTCGATCGCGGCCTGTGGCCGGAGCAACTGGACAGTCCGGTACTGTTCGACGTGGCGTCGCGTGCCGAGATCCTGTCTTTTGCCCGGGTGCTGCACGAGAACGAGATGCTCGATGACAACGCCCTGGCGTCGCGCTTGGGCCTTCGTCAGATCAACCTGCCGACCATCCGCGCTGTCAGGGCGCGCATGTGGCAGCGGTTGTGGCAGGGCTACCAGCAGGCGCAGCACAGTTGCGAGCAGGATGCGTCGTTCTGCTACCCAGTGGAGTCGATGGCTGACTTGCGCATGCAAGCCGCCACGTTCGCCGGGGATGTCGGCACGTTCTACACCGGTTGGATCGAACCGAGCCGACAGTTCCACACCCGCTATCTGGACGAGCAACTGCGCAAGGCCGCCGTGTATCCACAGACCTCCAGCGAGGTGGAGAAACTTTCCAGCCGTGAGCGCAATGGCGATGAACTGAACGACCGGATGTTCCTCCTGACCTTTGCCGGTGGCCCAGGCCCGGAAGGGGGTAGCACCGATGCCATGGCTGACTACCTGCGTCGGCAGAAGCTCGACGGTATCTTCTTCGTGCTTGGTAACCGACTGCAGCAACGCCGCGATGCAGGCCCGGTGGCCGAACTCTATGCGGGGCAGTGCGTGGGGATCCAAGGCTGGGAATATCGTTCCCATGCCCAGTGGCAGGGCTGGCAGGACTCGCTGCGGCGCAGCCAGGCGCGGGTCCAGGCCGACCTGCCGGAGCAGTATGTGCCCTTGTTCCGCCCGCCTTACGGGCAGCGGCGCGGCGATGGCGAGGGGTTCATGGCCAGCCAGCAGTTGCGGGTTTCGTTGTGGGATATCGATGCGCAGGACGATGGGCCGTTGACCGCCGAGGCGTCGGCGCAGCGGGTGCTTACCCTGATGTTGCTGTGGCGCAAGGGCGTGATCCAGTTCCACGACAACCAGCCCAAGGCGCAGCCGGCGCTGGAGTGGTTGTTGCAGCACACGGCGCAGAGCGGGATCGGGTGGGAGGGGTGTCGGGAGTATGGGGAGCGGGAGTAG
- the yaaA gene encoding peroxide stress protein YaaA has product MLTVISPAKTLDYDTPPVTQRHTLPQYLDDSQALILQLRELSPAQISELMHLSDKLAGLNAARFGSWTPDFTPANAKQALLAFKGDVYTGLDAESLGEDDFTYAQEHLRMLSGLYGLLRPLDLMQPYRLEMGTKLANARGKDLYAFWGTRISEWLNQALAEQGDDVLLNLASNEYFSAVKKSALKARVIDVDFKDLKNGQYKIISFYAKKARGMMSRFVIQERINDPEQLKRFDVQGYYYSPEQSKPDHLVFLRDHAE; this is encoded by the coding sequence ATGCTGACGGTGATTTCCCCCGCCAAGACCCTCGACTACGACACCCCGCCGGTCACCCAACGCCACACCCTGCCCCAGTACCTGGACGATTCCCAGGCACTGATCCTGCAACTGCGCGAGCTGTCGCCAGCGCAGATCAGCGAACTGATGCACCTGTCCGACAAGCTCGCCGGCCTCAACGCCGCGCGTTTCGGCAGCTGGACCCCGGATTTCACTCCAGCCAACGCCAAGCAGGCGCTGCTGGCCTTCAAGGGCGACGTGTACACCGGTCTCGATGCCGAAAGCCTGGGCGAGGATGATTTCACCTATGCCCAGGAGCACCTGCGCATGCTCTCGGGCCTGTACGGCCTGCTGCGCCCACTTGACCTGATGCAGCCCTACCGCCTGGAGATGGGCACCAAGCTGGCCAACGCCCGCGGCAAGGACCTCTATGCGTTCTGGGGTACGCGCATCAGCGAGTGGCTGAACCAGGCCCTGGCCGAGCAGGGCGACGACGTGCTGCTCAACCTGGCCAGCAACGAGTATTTCAGCGCGGTGAAGAAGAGCGCACTCAAGGCGCGGGTGATCGACGTCGACTTCAAGGACCTGAAGAACGGCCAGTACAAGATCATCAGCTTCTACGCCAAGAAAGCCCGCGGGATGATGAGCCGCTTCGTGATCCAGGAGCGCATCAACGACCCGGAGCAACTAAAGCGATTCGACGTGCAGGGCTACTACTACAGCCCCGAGCAATCGAAACCGGACCACCTGGTGTTCCTGCGCGATCACGCCGAGTAA